A stretch of Mesoplodon densirostris isolate mMesDen1 chromosome 7, mMesDen1 primary haplotype, whole genome shotgun sequence DNA encodes these proteins:
- the LOC132494132 gene encoding E3 ubiquitin-protein ligase RNF113A-like, protein MTDQMCTFLFKKPGRKGATGLRKRPICHQESGDDSSSSDEGSTVVSRERKRETHNPMIQKTPGGGKQKATYGDQSSQEEENEPESLGAVYKSTRSGKPVGPEDMGATAVYELDTEKERDTQAIFERSQKIQEELRHKEDDKIYRGINNYQKYMKPKDTSMGNASSKMVRKGPIRAPEHLRATVHWDYQPDICKDYKETGFCGFGDSCKFLHDRSDYKHGWQIERELDEGRYGVHEDENYEVGSNEEEIPFKCFICHQTFQNPVVTKCRHYFCESCALQHVCTTPCCYVCDQHTNGIFNPAKELTAKLKKHRAAEEGGASDFPEDPDEGPIPITN, encoded by the coding sequence ATGACAGACCAGATGTGCACCTTTCTTTTCAAAAAGCCTGGGCGAAAAGGGGCTACAGGTCTCAGAAAGCGCCCGATCTGCCACCAAGAGTCCGGAGACGACAGCAGCAGCAGTGACGAAGGCAGCACTGTGGTTAGCCGGGAAAGGAAGCGGGAGACCCACAATCCGATGATACAGAAGACCCCTGGCGGTGGTAAACAGAAGGCAACTTACGGTGACCAGAGTAGCCAGGAGGAGGAGAACGAGCCCGAGAGTCTCGGCGCGGTCTATAAGTCCACTCGCTCAGGGAAACCCGTGGGGCCAGAGGATATGGGTGCGACTGCTGTCTACGAGCTAGACACAGAGAAGGAGCGTGACACACAAGCCATCTTTGAGCGCAGCCAGAAGATCCAGGAGGAGCTGAGGCACAAGGAAGATGACAAGATCTATCGGGGAATCAATAATTATCAGAAGTACATGAAGCCCAAGGATACATCTATGGGCAATGCTTCCTCCAAGATGGTGAGGAAAGGCCCCATCCGAGCTCCCGAGCATCTGCGTGCCACCGTGCACTGGGATTACCAGCCCGACATTTGTAAGGACTACAAGGAGACTGGCTTTTGCGGCTTTGGAGACAGCTGCAAATTCCTCCATGACCGTTCAGATTACAAACATGGCTGGCAGATCGAACGTGAGCTTGACGAGGGTCGCTATGGTGTCCATGAGGATGAAAACTATGAAGTGGGAAGCAATGAGGAGGAAATACCGTTCAAGTGTTTCATCTGTCACCAGACCTTCCAAAACCCAGTTGTCACCAAGTGCAGGCATTATTTCTGCGAGAGCTGTGCGCTGCAGCATGTCTGCACCACCCCGTGCTGCTATGTCTGTGACCAGCACACCAATGGCATCTTCAATCCAGCGAAAGAATTGACTGCTAAACTAAAGAAGCACAGAGCTGCAGAAGAGGGTGGTGCTTCTGATTTCCCAGAAGACCCCGATGAGGGTCCAATTCCCATTACTAATTAA